The following nucleotide sequence is from Nautilia sp. PV-1.
CGTTTCACCCTCTTCACTTGATATAATTTATCCCAAATCAAACAGGGAACTTATTAAAAACATTTATGAAAACGGCCTTGCAATAAGCGAATACGAAAAAAACTTTTCTCCTTTTAAACATACTTTTTTACAAAGAAACAGAATTATTGTAAAAATAAGCGATTTTGTCATAATTGCGGAAGCGGAACTCAAAAGCGGAAGTATGAGAAGTTTCGAATGGGCTCAGAAATATAATAAAAAAATATATGTTTTACCGCAGCGCTTAAACGAAAGCTCCGGCACAAGATATCTTGCAAAAAACGGTTTTGCCGAAGTACTATGGGATTTGGACGATTTTTGTAAAAGTCTGGGAATTGATGAAAAGTCAGACATTTTATCATTAAACGAAGCTCTGAACAGATTCGGAAACAAAATTTATGAAATGGAACTTAACGGTGAAATAGAAATAAAAAACGGAAAAGTTTATTTTAACTGAAAACGGAGAATAAAGAATGGAGAATGAAAAATTAATTCATCCTTTTAAACCGGTTGTTTTTGAAGACAGTGAAATATTGATACTAGGAACGTTTCCGTCTATCAAATCATTTGAAAACAATTTCTACTATTCTCATCCTAGAAACCAGTTTTGGAATATACTGTCTATTATATTTAATGATAAAAAACCTGAAAACATCCGAGAAAAAATCGAATTTTTAAAAAGACACAAAATCGCCCTTTGGGACGCAGTATGCGAATGTGTGAGAAAAGATGGAAACTCAAGAGATGATAATCTGGAAATAATCAAACCGTGTAATATTGAAAACTTACTAAAAACATATAAGAATATACAAAAAGTTGCGGTAACTTCAAGAACTGCGGAAAACG
It contains:
- a CDS encoding DNA-processing protein DprA: MNLPKNKIEYSGFELYYKGNIELLNKPKVAIVGSRRAGRYSKETVKLLARKLSKKYTVVSGGALGIDKAAHEGAYPNTIFVSPSSLDIIYPKSNRELIKNIYENGLAISEYEKNFSPFKHTFLQRNRIIVKISDFVIIAEAELKSGSMRSFEWAQKYNKKIYVLPQRLNESSGTRYLAKNGFAEVLWDLDDFCKSLGIDEKSDILSLNEALNRFGNKIYEMELNGEIEIKNGKVYFN
- a CDS encoding DNA-deoxyinosine glycosylase, translated to MENEKLIHPFKPVVFEDSEILILGTFPSIKSFENNFYYSHPRNQFWNILSIIFNDKKPENIREKIEFLKRHKIALWDAVCECVRKDGNSRDDNLEIIKPCNIENLLKTYKNIQKVAVTSRTAENVIKKHFKNSQFSILNSPLYLPSPSPLNARLKPDQKAEIWKKLLELT